A region of Jannaschia sp. W003 DNA encodes the following proteins:
- a CDS encoding FAD-linked oxidase C-terminal domain-containing protein produces the protein MQMPEPNRFALARRDELLARLGAVLPAESVIGSETELKAYECDALTAYKCPPLAAVLPRTTEEVAAALRVCHEMGVPVVPRGAGTSLAGGSLPTADSVILGTARLTDVLEVDYADRVIRVQSGRTNLSVTGEVEGEGWFYAPDPSSQLACAIAGNIGMNSGGAHCLKYGVTTNNLLGVRMVLMDGTVVDLGGAHMDAGGLDLLGVVCGSEGQLGVVTEATLRILPKPEGARPVLIGFDSNEVAGACVADIIKAGVLPVAIEFMDRPIIRITEDFAGAGYPDCEALLIVEVEGSEAEIEEQLSTITEIARRHDPVELRESRSEDESARIWLGRKSAFGATGRVADYMCLDGTIPVSELPKVLRGIGELSEHYGLKVGNVFHAGDGNMHPLIMYDANAEGALETVEAMGADILRLCVDVGGCLTGEHGVGVEKRDLMTHQFAPEDMEAQMRVKDAFDPGWLLNPAKVFPLASTAGRRAG, from the coding sequence ATGCAGATGCCCGAGCCGAACCGCTTCGCGCTGGCCCGCAGGGACGAGCTGCTCGCGCGCCTCGGCGCCGTCCTGCCCGCCGAGAGCGTCATCGGGAGCGAGACCGAGCTCAAGGCCTACGAGTGCGACGCGCTCACCGCCTACAAGTGCCCGCCCCTGGCCGCCGTGCTGCCGCGCACCACGGAGGAGGTCGCCGCCGCGCTGCGGGTCTGCCACGAGATGGGCGTGCCGGTCGTGCCGCGCGGCGCGGGCACCTCGCTCGCGGGCGGCTCGCTGCCCACCGCCGACAGCGTGATCCTCGGGACCGCGCGCCTCACGGACGTGCTCGAGGTGGACTACGCCGACCGCGTCATCCGCGTGCAGTCGGGCCGCACCAACCTCTCGGTCACCGGCGAGGTCGAGGGCGAGGGCTGGTTCTACGCGCCCGACCCCTCCTCGCAGCTCGCCTGCGCCATCGCCGGCAACATCGGCATGAACTCGGGCGGCGCGCATTGCCTGAAGTACGGGGTCACCACCAACAACCTGCTCGGCGTGCGCATGGTGCTGATGGACGGCACGGTGGTGGACCTCGGGGGCGCGCACATGGACGCGGGCGGGCTGGACCTGCTGGGCGTGGTGTGCGGCTCGGAAGGGCAGCTCGGCGTCGTGACCGAGGCCACCTTGCGCATCCTGCCCAAGCCCGAGGGCGCGCGGCCCGTGCTGATCGGCTTCGACTCGAACGAGGTGGCGGGCGCCTGCGTGGCCGACATCATCAAGGCCGGCGTCCTGCCCGTGGCCATCGAGTTCATGGACCGCCCCATCATCCGCATCACCGAGGACTTCGCGGGCGCGGGCTACCCGGACTGCGAGGCGCTGCTGATCGTGGAGGTGGAAGGCTCCGAAGCGGAGATCGAGGAGCAGCTTTCGACCATCACCGAGATCGCCCGGCGGCATGACCCGGTGGAGCTGCGCGAGAGCCGGTCCGAGGACGAGTCGGCGCGCATCTGGCTGGGCCGCAAGTCGGCCTTCGGCGCCACGGGGCGGGTGGCCGACTACATGTGCCTCGACGGGACGATCCCGGTCTCGGAGCTGCCGAAGGTGCTGCGGGGCATTGGGGAGCTGTCGGAGCACTACGGCCTGAAGGTCGGCAACGTGTTCCACGCGGGCGACGGCAACATGCATCCCCTCATCATGTACGACGCCAACGCCGAGGGCGCGCTGGAGACGGTGGAGGCCATGGGCGCCGACATCCTGCGCCTGTGCGTCGACGTGGGCGGGTGCCTGACGGGCGAGCACGGGGTCGGGGTCGAGAAGCGGGACCTGATGACTCACCAGTTCGCGCCCGAGGACATGGAGGCGCAGATGCGGGTCAAGGACGCGTTCGATCCTGGGTGGCTGCTGAATCCGGCGAAGGTGTTTCCGTTGGCATCCACCGCCGGGCGGCGTGCCGGTTGA
- a CDS encoding FAD-binding protein: MRPESEAELAEMVRGANGPLSVRGGATRHRPGAGEALTTAGLSGIVLYEPGALTLVARAGTPVAEVEAALAAENQRLPFEPMDHRALLGTSGEPTIGGAAAVNASGPRRVVAGACRDAMIGVRFVDGTGTAIKNGGRVMKNVTGYDLVKLMAGSRGTLGVLTEVAFKVLPAAPAAATLRLRGLDVGEAVRAMAAALGSPFEVNAAAHGDMGTVLRVEGLPGSVDYRAGALARVLAPWGEAERIEDGAVLWRDVRDARAVAGAGDVWRVHCRPSEAPAVVGAERAEAALIDWGGGLVWLRVAEGSDLRAALPPFDGHAMRVTGPHEAPPQPAPVAALERGIRERFDPRALFRTPETA; encoded by the coding sequence CTGAGACCCGAATCCGAGGCCGAGCTGGCCGAGATGGTGCGCGGGGCGAACGGGCCCCTCTCGGTGCGCGGCGGGGCCACGCGGCACCGGCCCGGCGCGGGCGAGGCGCTGACGACCGCCGGGCTTTCGGGCATCGTGCTCTACGAGCCGGGCGCGCTGACGCTGGTGGCGCGGGCGGGGACGCCCGTCGCGGAGGTCGAGGCGGCGCTGGCAGCCGAGAACCAGCGCCTGCCGTTCGAGCCGATGGACCATCGCGCGCTGCTGGGCACTTCGGGCGAGCCGACGATCGGCGGCGCGGCTGCCGTCAACGCCTCGGGCCCCCGCCGCGTGGTGGCGGGCGCCTGCCGCGATGCCATGATCGGGGTGCGGTTCGTGGACGGCACCGGGACCGCGATCAAGAACGGCGGGCGGGTGATGAAGAACGTCACCGGCTACGACCTCGTGAAGCTGATGGCCGGAAGCCGTGGCACGCTGGGCGTGCTGACCGAGGTCGCCTTCAAGGTGCTGCCCGCCGCGCCCGCCGCCGCCACCCTGCGGCTGCGGGGCTTGGACGTGGGCGAGGCGGTGCGGGCGATGGCCGCCGCGCTCGGCTCGCCCTTCGAGGTGAACGCGGCCGCGCATGGGGACATGGGCACGGTGCTGCGCGTCGAGGGCCTGCCTGGATCGGTGGACTACCGCGCCGGCGCGCTCGCCCGCGTGCTGGCCCCCTGGGGCGAGGCGGAGCGGATCGAGGACGGCGCCGTGCTCTGGCGCGACGTGCGGGACGCGCGCGCCGTCGCGGGCGCGGGCGACGTGTGGCGGGTGCACTGCCGGCCCTCCGAGGCGCCCGCGGTCGTCGGCGCCGAGCGCGCCGAGGCCGCGCTGATCGACTGGGGCGGGGGGCTGGTGTGGCTGCGGGTGGCCGAGGGCTCCGACCTGCGCGCCGCGCTGCCGCCCTTCGACGGCCACGCCATGCGCGTCACCGGCCCCCACGAGGCCCCGCCGCAGCCCGCGCCCGTCGCCGCCCTGGAGCGCGGCATCCGCGAGCGCTTCGATCCGCGCGCGCTGTTCCGCACCCCGGAGACCGCCTGA
- the glcF gene encoding glycolate oxidase subunit GlcF — protein MQTTFTPEQLRDPDTARSNEILRACVHCGFCTATCPTYQVLGDELDSPRGRIYLIKQMLEEGRPADADTVKHIDRCLSCLACMTTCPSGVHYMHLVDHARAYIEETYERPWRDRALRWVLAQVLPYPNRFRLALLAAKIGRPFRRLVPDARLRAMLEMAPAVIPPVSRNDDPQTFQAERPERRMRVALMTGCAQRALNTDINDATIRLLTRLGAEVVIPDGMGCCGALTHHMGKTESSHGFAARNIEAWTREMEGGGLDAIVVNTSGCGTTVKDYGHMFRTDPAMAGKAAAVSAIARDVSEVLVELLPADHPFETPPRPARDGVGGVPTERLPEAEGRGPMRVAYHAACSLQHGQKVKSAPKDLLKRAGFQVVEPRDAHLCCGSAGTYNLMQPEISKQLKARKVATLAERRPDVIAAGNIGCMMQIGTAAGAPVVHTVELLDWATGGPVPPAIAAFEPHSAPRAPETPRLRA, from the coding sequence ATGCAGACCACCTTCACGCCCGAGCAGCTGCGCGACCCCGACACCGCGCGCTCCAACGAGATCCTGCGGGCCTGCGTGCACTGCGGCTTCTGCACGGCGACCTGCCCGACCTACCAGGTGCTGGGCGACGAACTCGATAGCCCCCGGGGACGCATCTACCTCATCAAGCAGATGCTGGAGGAGGGGCGGCCTGCCGACGCGGACACGGTGAAGCACATCGACCGGTGCCTGTCCTGCCTCGCCTGCATGACGACCTGCCCGTCGGGGGTGCACTACATGCACCTCGTCGACCACGCCCGCGCCTACATCGAGGAGACCTACGAGCGCCCCTGGCGCGACCGCGCGCTGCGCTGGGTGCTGGCGCAGGTGCTCCCCTATCCGAACCGCTTCCGCCTCGCCCTCTTGGCCGCCAAGATCGGGCGGCCCTTCCGGCGGCTGGTCCCCGACGCCCGCCTGCGGGCGATGCTGGAGATGGCGCCCGCCGTGATCCCGCCCGTGAGCCGCAACGACGATCCGCAGACCTTTCAGGCGGAGCGCCCCGAGCGGCGGATGCGGGTGGCCCTGATGACGGGCTGCGCCCAGCGGGCCCTCAACACCGACATCAACGACGCCACGATCCGCCTGCTCACGCGGCTGGGGGCCGAGGTGGTGATCCCGGACGGCATGGGATGCTGCGGGGCGCTGACGCACCATATGGGCAAGACCGAGAGCTCCCACGGCTTCGCGGCGCGCAACATCGAGGCGTGGACGCGCGAGATGGAGGGCGGGGGGCTCGACGCCATCGTGGTGAACACCTCCGGCTGCGGCACCACGGTGAAGGACTACGGGCACATGTTCCGCACCGACCCCGCGATGGCCGGGAAGGCGGCGGCGGTGTCGGCCATCGCCCGCGACGTGAGCGAGGTGCTGGTGGAGCTGCTGCCCGCCGACCACCCGTTCGAGACCCCGCCGCGTCCGGCGCGCGACGGTGTGGGGGGCGTTCCCACGGAGCGGCTGCCGGAGGCCGAGGGGCGGGGGCCGATGCGGGTCGCCTACCACGCGGCCTGCTCGCTCCAGCACGGGCAGAAGGTGAAGTCGGCGCCGAAGGACCTGCTCAAGCGCGCGGGTTTCCAGGTGGTGGAGCCGCGCGACGCGCATCTGTGCTGCGGCTCGGCGGGCACCTACAACCTGATGCAGCCGGAAATCTCGAAGCAGCTCAAGGCGCGCAAGGTGGCGACCTTGGCCGAGCGGCGCCCGGACGTGATCGCGGCCGGCAACATCGGCTGCATGATGCAGATCGGCACGGCCGCGGGGGCGCCGGTGGTGCACACCGTGGAGCTGCTCGACTGGGCCACGGGCGGGCCGGTGCCGCCCGCGATCGCCGCATTCGAGCCCCATTCCGCGCCGCGCGCCCCGGAAACGCCCCGCCTGCGCGCCTGA
- a CDS encoding serine protease, with translation MRTFLRKAAFGMLGALMVAGASWADSLETLATADQTRGYEAVGRLNFGDRGFCTASLVTSEVVITAAHCLFDKVTGERVAIGEIEFQAGLRFGRAEAYRGIRRVVIHPAYTFESAERLDRIGADLALLELDRPVRNGNVLPFRTHMRVREGETVQVVSYAKDRADAPSREGACEVLARDSDILVLSCSVDFGSSGAPVFVRQGDEMRIVSVISAKATWGDRPVALAAVMEGELERLIREFARTPAFGPVGKTVTPSDVLPTAAD, from the coding sequence ATGCGGACATTTCTTCGAAAGGCGGCGTTCGGGATGCTGGGCGCCCTGATGGTCGCCGGGGCCTCCTGGGCCGACAGCCTCGAGACGCTGGCCACCGCCGACCAGACGCGGGGCTACGAGGCGGTGGGCCGCCTCAACTTCGGCGACCGGGGCTTCTGCACCGCCTCGCTGGTGACCTCGGAGGTGGTGATCACCGCGGCGCACTGCCTGTTCGACAAGGTCACCGGCGAGCGGGTCGCCATCGGGGAGATCGAGTTCCAGGCCGGCCTGCGCTTCGGCCGCGCCGAGGCCTACCGCGGCATCCGCCGCGTGGTGATCCACCCCGCCTACACCTTCGAGTCCGCCGAGCGGCTGGACCGCATCGGCGCCGACCTCGCCCTCCTCGAGCTGGACCGCCCCGTGCGCAACGGCAACGTGCTTCCGTTCCGCACCCACATGCGGGTGCGCGAGGGCGAGACCGTGCAGGTGGTGAGCTACGCCAAGGACCGCGCCGACGCCCCCTCGCGCGAGGGGGCCTGCGAGGTGCTGGCCCGCGACAGCGACATCCTGGTGCTCTCGTGCTCCGTGGACTTCGGATCGTCGGGCGCGCCCGTGTTCGTGCGCCAGGGCGACGAGATGCGCATCGTCTCGGTGATCTCCGCCAAGGCCACCTGGGGCGACCGCCCCGTGGCGCTGGCCGCGGTGATGGAGGGCGAGCTGGAGCGGCTGATCCGCGAGTTCGCCCGCACGCCGGCCTTCGGCCCCGTGGGCAAGACCGTGACGCCCTCGGACGTGCTGCCCACCGCCGCAGACTGA
- a CDS encoding 1-acyl-sn-glycerol-3-phosphate acyltransferase yields MIQWLRSLALNVAVYAWLPVIGLAYLPWMLVSRRGARAGCRRYCLDVQRMLPVMVGLHPEIRGTPPTGEGMVAAKHQSFLDVLMIYGAVPRGFFIMKSILRYAPVVGQYGMRIGCIPVQRGRRAEAIRHMLAQLAAGERRGGQLIIYPQGTRVAPGADKPYKVGTFAIYEMLGQPCYPVATNVGVFWPKRGVLRRPGRAVVEFLEPIPPGLGRQAFMETLERRIETASNRLMAEAGFPVGPPPHPPVGDPLRRAVHETTGLPPLEPARERD; encoded by the coding sequence ATGATCCAGTGGCTCCGCAGCCTCGCGCTCAACGTCGCGGTCTACGCCTGGCTCCCGGTGATCGGCCTCGCCTACCTGCCGTGGATGCTGGTCTCGCGCCGCGGCGCGCGGGCGGGCTGCCGGCGCTACTGCCTCGACGTGCAGCGGATGCTCCCCGTCATGGTCGGCCTCCACCCCGAGATCCGCGGCACGCCCCCCACGGGCGAGGGCATGGTGGCCGCCAAGCACCAGAGCTTCCTCGACGTGCTGATGATCTACGGCGCCGTGCCGCGGGGCTTCTTCATCATGAAGTCGATCCTGCGCTACGCCCCCGTGGTGGGGCAGTACGGCATGCGCATCGGCTGCATCCCCGTCCAGCGCGGCCGCCGCGCCGAGGCCATCCGCCACATGCTCGCCCAGCTCGCCGCCGGCGAGCGCCGGGGCGGCCAGCTCATCATCTACCCCCAGGGCACCCGCGTGGCCCCGGGCGCCGACAAGCCCTACAAGGTGGGCACCTTCGCGATCTACGAGATGCTGGGGCAGCCCTGCTACCCGGTGGCCACCAACGTCGGGGTCTTCTGGCCCAAGCGCGGCGTCCTGCGCCGCCCCGGCCGCGCCGTGGTGGAGTTCCTGGAGCCGATCCCGCCGGGGCTGGGCCGCCAGGCCTTCATGGAGACGCTGGAGCGGCGCATCGAGACCGCCTCGAACCGGCTGATGGCCGAGGCCGGCTTCCCGGTCGGCCCGCCGCCGCACCCGCCCGTGGGCGACCCGCTGCGCCGCGCCGTGCACGAGACCACCGGCCTGCCGCCCCTGGAGCCGGCGCGGGAGCGGGACTAG
- a CDS encoding ABC transporter permease, which produces MSAVAAATGRLRALAEIALGDRDADRVVPPAGHTVWLTVVASGAMAFLAVFALALSLASARLADRWAEGLARASTVRISAPAGQGDAQARAVLAILASTPGVERAREIGADERAALLAPWLGPDLPLDSLPLPRLVEVEEGEDFDAQGLRLRLQAEVPGAVLDDHTRWRAPLVHAAERLRSLGWLALGLIAVVTGVTITLGAQAALAANTEVIRVLRLVGARDSFVVRAFTRRFTLRALAGAAGGALLGALAIAALPAAEGAGGFLTGLGFSGAGWLLPAAIPPLAALVAFLATRSATARALRRFE; this is translated from the coding sequence TTGAGCGCCGTCGCCGCGGCGACGGGGCGCCTGCGCGCCCTGGCCGAGATCGCGCTCGGCGACCGCGACGCCGACCGCGTGGTGCCGCCCGCGGGCCACACCGTCTGGCTGACCGTGGTGGCCTCGGGCGCGATGGCCTTCCTCGCCGTCTTCGCGCTGGCCCTGTCGCTGGCCTCGGCCCGCCTCGCCGACCGCTGGGCCGAGGGCCTCGCCCGCGCCTCCACGGTGCGCATCAGCGCCCCCGCCGGGCAGGGCGACGCCCAGGCCCGCGCGGTGCTCGCCATCCTCGCCTCCACCCCCGGCGTGGAGCGCGCGCGCGAGATCGGCGCAGATGAGCGCGCGGCCCTCCTTGCCCCCTGGCTCGGCCCCGACCTGCCGCTCGACAGCCTGCCCCTGCCCCGCCTCGTGGAGGTCGAGGAGGGCGAGGACTTCGACGCGCAAGGTTTGCGCCTGCGGCTCCAGGCCGAGGTGCCCGGCGCCGTGCTCGACGACCACACCCGCTGGCGCGCCCCCCTCGTCCATGCCGCCGAGCGCCTGCGCAGCCTCGGCTGGCTCGCCCTCGGGCTGATCGCCGTGGTGACGGGCGTGACCATCACCCTCGGCGCCCAGGCGGCTCTGGCCGCCAACACCGAGGTGATCCGCGTGCTGCGCCTCGTGGGCGCGCGCGACAGCTTCGTGGTGCGCGCCTTCACCCGCCGCTTCACGCTGCGGGCGCTCGCGGGCGCCGCCGGAGGCGCGCTGCTCGGCGCGCTCGCCATCGCCGCCCTGCCCGCCGCCGAGGGCGCGGGCGGCTTCCTCACCGGCCTCGGCTTCTCGGGCGCGGGCTGGCTCCTGCCCGCCGCGATCCCGCCGCTCGCCGCGCTGGTGGCGTTCCTGGCCACCCGAAGCGCCACCGCGCGCGCCCTCCGGAGGTTCGAATGA
- a CDS encoding cell division ATP-binding protein FtsE: MIELKQAGYSYGRGALLREVDLLLAPGSFHFLTGPSGAGKTTLMKMLYGELKPTEGEALLFGTDSRRIDRDRLARIRRRVGVVHQDCRFLDHLSMDENVGLPLRVAGQDPASLRADLDQLLGWVGLGHRTDARPPELSGGERQRAALARAVIMDPDVILADEPTGNVDWEMSQRLLTLLAELNRMGKAVMVATHDLGLIRAAKGMVQARVLRLAGGRLTVAGADL, from the coding sequence ATGATCGAGCTGAAACAGGCCGGATACAGCTACGGGCGCGGCGCGCTCCTGCGCGAGGTCGACCTCCTGCTCGCCCCCGGATCGTTCCACTTTCTGACCGGCCCCTCGGGCGCCGGCAAGACCACCCTGATGAAGATGCTCTACGGCGAGCTCAAGCCCACCGAGGGCGAGGCGCTGCTGTTCGGCACCGACAGCCGCCGCATCGACCGCGACCGCCTCGCGCGCATCCGCCGCCGCGTGGGCGTGGTGCACCAGGACTGCCGCTTCCTCGACCACCTCTCCATGGACGAGAACGTCGGCCTGCCGCTCCGCGTCGCTGGCCAGGACCCCGCGAGCTTGCGCGCCGACCTCGACCAGCTCCTCGGCTGGGTCGGCCTCGGGCACCGCACCGACGCGCGCCCGCCCGAGCTGTCGGGCGGCGAGCGCCAGCGCGCGGCCCTCGCCCGCGCCGTGATCATGGACCCCGACGTGATCCTGGCCGACGAGCCCACCGGCAACGTCGACTGGGAGATGTCGCAGCGCCTCCTGACCCTGCTCGCCGAGCTCAACCGCATGGGCAAGGCGGTGATGGTGGCGACCCACGACCTCGGGCTGATCCGCGCCGCCAAGGGCATGGTGCAGGCCCGCGTCCTGCGCCTCGCCGGCGGGCGCCTCACGGTCGCCGGGGCCGACCTTTGA